A DNA window from Flavobacteriales bacterium contains the following coding sequences:
- a CDS encoding PaaI family thioesterase: MHEHHYRKLEQIYYGGPINQSLLQKITVSENSCTIEFEVQPSHFHAGMAMHGAMYFKLLDDSAYFACSSREEEFFILTTRFEVKLLRPVSGGKLFARGTFLREENNVFYAESEIRNEENKLVATGSGEFVRSKIRIASL; this comes from the coding sequence ATGCATGAACATCACTACCGGAAGCTGGAACAGATTTATTATGGTGGCCCCATTAATCAATCCCTTCTCCAAAAAATTACTGTAAGCGAAAACAGCTGCACCATCGAATTTGAAGTACAGCCTTCCCACTTTCATGCAGGAATGGCCATGCACGGCGCTATGTATTTTAAGTTGCTCGACGACTCAGCTTATTTTGCCTGTTCTTCACGTGAAGAAGAATTTTTTATTCTAACCACGCGGTTCGAGGTAAAATTATTACGACCGGTAAGTGGCGGAAAACTTTTTGCAAGAGGGACTTTTCTGCGCGAAGAAAACAATGTGTTTTATGCGGAGAGTGAAATCAGAAATGAAGAAAATAAATTAGTCGCAACCGGAAGCGGAGAATTTGTCCGCTCAAAAATTAGAATAGCCAGTTTATAA
- a CDS encoding YceI family protein: MKKILFSLLTISSLAMVSCGGGEEKKEEKSADSTAKVEEPKAPVCTYSYQHDSTRVEWIAYKFTEKAGVKGRFDSTEVTGTGDADTMQNVFKNAAFKIYTASTETNDKGRNEKIVKFVFGKMKSTSEITGSVKSINADGSMFTISIKMNEIEKDVEVPATWEGEKVTLKADINLEDWNGQESVKAITEACKKNHTGTDGITKVWPDVTIIISTTLHKTCAE; encoded by the coding sequence ATGAAAAAAATTCTGTTCTCATTACTTACAATCTCTTCCCTGGCGATGGTTTCCTGCGGCGGAGGAGAAGAAAAAAAAGAAGAAAAATCGGCCGACTCTACAGCAAAAGTAGAAGAACCCAAAGCGCCGGTTTGTACTTATTCTTATCAGCACGATTCTACCCGTGTTGAATGGATTGCCTATAAATTCACCGAAAAAGCGGGCGTAAAAGGTCGCTTCGATTCTACCGAGGTCACCGGTACCGGTGATGCGGACACTATGCAAAATGTGTTTAAAAATGCCGCATTTAAAATTTATACCGCAAGTACAGAGACAAACGATAAAGGCAGAAATGAAAAAATTGTAAAGTTTGTATTCGGCAAAATGAAATCGACTTCCGAAATCACAGGAAGTGTAAAAAGCATCAATGCAGATGGATCAATGTTTACCATCAGCATCAAGATGAACGAAATTGAAAAAGATGTTGAAGTTCCTGCTACCTGGGAAGGTGAAAAAGTTACGCTGAAAGCCGATATTAATCTGGAGGATTGGAATGGACAAGAATCGGTTAAAGCGATTACCGAAGCGTGTAAAAAGAACCATACCGGAACAGATGGTATTACGAAGGTTTGGCCGGATGTTACCATTATTATTTCTACCACATTGCATAAAACATGCGCAGAATAA
- a CDS encoding acetyl-CoA carboxylase biotin carboxyl carrier protein subunit produces MIKVKVNGKQEFVVTNPGDESVEINGNTSFIDLKPVKEGTFHLLKDGHSYTVDVIKHDPQTKTMQVLVNGNKYNLELRDKYDELLSSLGMNVTAKAVKEMKAPMPGMVLDVMVKPGDSVNKDQALLVLEAMKMENVLKSPGDAVVKSIVVTKGTAVEKNQVLITFE; encoded by the coding sequence GTGATAAAAGTTAAAGTAAATGGAAAGCAGGAGTTTGTTGTTACAAACCCCGGGGACGAAAGTGTTGAAATCAATGGCAATACTTCGTTTATAGATCTGAAACCCGTAAAGGAAGGAACGTTTCATCTGTTAAAGGATGGCCATTCTTACACGGTGGATGTGATAAAGCACGATCCGCAAACCAAAACGATGCAGGTATTGGTGAACGGGAATAAATACAATCTTGAGTTGCGCGACAAATACGATGAGTTATTGTCCTCTCTCGGAATGAACGTTACCGCCAAAGCCGTAAAAGAAATGAAAGCTCCAATGCCTGGAATGGTATTGGATGTAATGGTTAAACCCGGCGATAGCGTGAACAAAGATCAGGCTTTACTTGTTTTAGAAGCAATGAAAATGGAGAACGTACTCAAATCACCCGGTGATGCAGTCGTAAAATCCATTGTTGTTACGAAAGGTACTGCCGTAGAAAAAAATCAGGTCCTAATCACCTTTGAATAA
- a CDS encoding HEAT repeat domain-containing protein: MKHVITAGLSALLLMSACKTGSKETSKQTGGKDPVSNIAPTANNQKKDGDPEPHRPRYNPSATRENDIIHTKLEVKFDFSKAHLLGKATIDARPYFYPTSILELDAKNFDIHKVQILNGGNAKDLTYEYDGLKLKIKLDREYKNTEIYQVMIDYTAKPNERETGGSAAISSDKGLYFINPDGKDGNKHVEIWTQGETEANSCWFPTFDKPNEKMTHEIYITIRDDFKTLSNGLLVESKKNSDGTRTDHWKMSKPHAPYLVMMAIGDFAVVKDKWKKQNGQEMEVSYYVEKEYEQYARDIFGKTPKMIEYFSKRLGVEYPWEKYAQIVVRDYVSGAMENTTATIHGDFLYQTKRELLDGHNESIIAHELFHHWFGDLVTCESWANLPLNESFANYSQFLWDEYEHGADEADHYAFVEMNGYILSTKQGGYADMIRFNYSDKEEMFDGHSYNKGGRILHMLRNVVGDDAFFESIRVYLTDNQFQPAEMHQLRLAFEKVTGEDMNWFFNQWFYAKGHPLLKFTQKYEESKGRVAVMIEQKQNFQEVPLYLLPIDIDVYTSTGKFTHSVKAENRIDTFYINVNEKPLLVNVDSRKILLCEKEDVKPLEQWIYQYYNGPKYLDRREAIEECGKSSDEKAHKVLVDALNDKSPFLRELAMKNLKRAMKTQKDAIHDKLAGISKNDPKPSVRATAIRQLSKNFSDDKSLTDIYEMAVKDSSYNVLSAGLEAISHVDEKRAMELSKQFEKEKNNDVRMTVAEIYAEHGGVAEHEFFLENLRNMSGFSKYEFLTIYSNYLKRQPDAEIEKGLKIFEETARNGSPWWLKFSGYQQLSSFQGYYSKVELEMTTNAESLRKEGKNMEADQAQSEAVKAKNKSEEIAKMINDLKAKETDKNILQFIK, from the coding sequence ATGAAACATGTAATTACGGCCGGCCTGAGCGCCCTGTTATTAATGAGTGCCTGTAAAACAGGATCCAAAGAAACAAGTAAGCAAACCGGAGGCAAAGATCCGGTATCGAACATTGCCCCTACGGCCAATAACCAGAAGAAAGACGGCGACCCCGAACCGCACCGTCCGCGTTACAATCCTTCGGCCACCCGCGAAAACGATATTATTCATACCAAACTCGAGGTAAAATTTGATTTCAGCAAAGCCCATTTGCTCGGAAAAGCCACCATCGATGCGCGTCCCTATTTCTATCCCACCTCCATTCTGGAACTCGATGCGAAAAATTTCGACATCCATAAAGTCCAGATCCTCAACGGCGGAAACGCTAAGGATCTCACCTATGAATACGATGGTCTGAAATTGAAAATTAAACTCGACCGCGAGTATAAAAACACCGAGATCTATCAGGTAATGATCGATTATACCGCTAAACCGAACGAAAGAGAAACCGGAGGAAGCGCTGCCATATCGAGTGATAAAGGATTGTATTTTATTAATCCCGATGGTAAGGACGGCAACAAGCATGTTGAAATCTGGACGCAAGGAGAAACGGAAGCAAACTCGTGTTGGTTTCCGACTTTCGATAAGCCCAATGAAAAAATGACACATGAAATTTACATCACCATTCGTGATGATTTTAAAACGCTTTCGAATGGATTATTGGTTGAATCGAAAAAAAATTCCGACGGCACACGCACCGATCATTGGAAGATGTCGAAACCCCATGCTCCCTATCTCGTTATGATGGCCATTGGTGATTTTGCTGTAGTAAAAGACAAATGGAAAAAACAAAACGGCCAGGAAATGGAAGTTTCCTATTACGTGGAAAAAGAATACGAACAATACGCCCGCGATATTTTTGGAAAAACTCCGAAAATGATTGAGTATTTCTCCAAGCGTTTAGGTGTGGAATATCCATGGGAAAAATATGCGCAAATTGTAGTCCGCGATTATGTATCAGGTGCAATGGAAAATACAACGGCAACTATACATGGCGACTTTTTATATCAAACCAAACGTGAGCTTTTAGACGGACACAATGAATCCATCATTGCGCACGAATTATTTCACCACTGGTTCGGCGATTTAGTTACCTGCGAATCCTGGGCGAATCTTCCCCTGAACGAATCATTTGCAAATTACAGTCAGTTCTTATGGGACGAGTACGAACATGGCGCTGATGAAGCAGATCACTATGCCTTTGTAGAAATGAACGGATATATTTTATCTACCAAACAAGGTGGTTATGCCGATATGATTCGTTTTAATTATTCCGACAAAGAAGAAATGTTTGATGGTCACTCCTACAATAAAGGCGGACGTATTTTACACATGCTGCGTAACGTTGTTGGAGATGATGCATTCTTTGAATCGATCCGCGTTTACCTTACGGATAATCAATTTCAACCTGCCGAGATGCATCAATTGCGTTTGGCTTTTGAAAAAGTTACCGGCGAAGACATGAACTGGTTTTTCAATCAGTGGTTTTATGCAAAAGGACATCCTCTTTTAAAATTCACGCAGAAGTATGAGGAGTCGAAAGGCAGAGTTGCGGTAATGATAGAGCAAAAACAAAACTTTCAGGAAGTTCCTTTGTATTTACTTCCCATTGATATCGATGTTTATACTTCAACCGGAAAATTCACTCATAGTGTAAAAGCAGAGAACAGAATTGATACTTTTTATATCAACGTAAACGAAAAACCATTGCTGGTAAATGTCGACTCCCGCAAAATTCTCCTCTGCGAAAAAGAAGACGTTAAACCGCTTGAACAATGGATTTACCAATATTATAATGGTCCGAAATACCTCGACCGCAGAGAGGCCATTGAAGAATGCGGAAAAAGCAGCGATGAAAAAGCGCACAAAGTTTTAGTGGATGCCTTAAACGATAAATCGCCTTTCCTTCGCGAATTGGCTATGAAAAATTTAAAGCGCGCCATGAAAACGCAAAAGGATGCTATTCATGATAAGCTTGCCGGTATATCTAAAAACGATCCGAAACCAAGCGTTCGTGCTACTGCGATTCGTCAACTTTCTAAAAACTTTAGCGACGATAAAAGCTTAACTGATATTTACGAAATGGCGGTTAAGGATTCTTCCTATAATGTTTTATCTGCGGGATTGGAAGCTATTTCTCATGTGGATGAAAAACGTGCCATGGAATTATCGAAACAATTTGAAAAGGAAAAGAATAATGATGTCCGCATGACCGTTGCAGAAATTTATGCAGAACATGGTGGTGTGGCAGAACATGAATTCTTCCTTGAGAACCTTCGCAACATGAGCGGTTTTTCGAAATACGAATTCCTGACCATTTACAGCAATTACTTAAAACGTCAGCCTGATGCAGAAATCGAAAAAGGATTAAAAATCTTTGAAGAAACTGCAAGAAATGGAAGTCCATGGTGGCTCAAGTTTTCCGGTTACCAACAATTATCTTCTTTCCAGGGCTATTACAGCAAAGTTGAATTAGAAATGACAACGAATGCAGAAAGCCTGAGAAAAGAAGGAAAAAACATGGAGGCAGATCAGGCACAAAGTGAGGCTGTAAAAGCGAAAAACAAGAGTGAAGAAATTGCCAAAATGATTAATGATTTAAAGGCCAAGGAAACCGATAAAAACATTCTTCAATTCATTAAATAA
- the rnhA gene encoding ribonuclease HI: MKVHIYTDGAAKGNPGRGGYGIVLRSERGHHKEVAKGYRLTTNNRMELMAVIVALEMLKGTQDEVTVFSDSKYVVDSVEQGWLWNWQKKGFEKTKNADLWRRFIPAYQRHKVKFKWIKGHNGHKDNERCDQMAVAAADLPILLVDEGYENAQDKSMFDE, translated from the coding sequence ATGAAAGTTCACATATATACCGATGGTGCCGCGAAAGGAAATCCCGGAAGAGGAGGATACGGAATTGTATTGCGCTCCGAGCGTGGTCACCATAAAGAAGTTGCAAAAGGTTATCGTTTAACCACGAATAACCGGATGGAATTAATGGCTGTAATTGTTGCACTGGAAATGCTGAAAGGAACGCAAGATGAAGTCACGGTGTTTTCCGATTCGAAGTATGTGGTGGATTCGGTTGAACAGGGATGGTTATGGAACTGGCAGAAAAAAGGATTTGAAAAAACTAAAAATGCAGATCTGTGGCGACGATTTATCCCTGCCTATCAACGTCACAAAGTGAAGTTCAAATGGATTAAAGGACATAACGGACATAAGGATAACGAACGATGCGACCAAATGGCGGTTGCAGCAGCCGACCTGCCTATTTTATTGGTGGATGAAGGATATGAAAATGCACAGGATAAATCCATGTTCGACGAATGA
- a CDS encoding MarC family protein has translation MLNLNFNLSEIATASMVLFAVIDIIGSVPIIIEIKRKAGEIHPAKATFVSLIIMVAFLFLGESILHIIGINVNSFAVAGAFVLFFMALEMILGVRLFREEETPKVASIVPLAFPLIAGAGTMTTILSLRSEFEAVNIIVAIVLNSLFVYVVLRMTDRIERLLGPGGLIVLRKVFGIICLALAVKLFSSNIQGLLHA, from the coding sequence ATGTTAAACCTGAATTTTAATCTCTCCGAAATTGCAACAGCCTCTATGGTTTTGTTCGCGGTGATTGATATTATTGGTTCGGTCCCCATTATCATTGAAATAAAGCGCAAGGCCGGAGAAATTCATCCTGCAAAAGCAACCTTCGTTTCTTTAATTATCATGGTTGCCTTTTTGTTTTTGGGTGAATCCATTCTTCATATCATTGGTATCAATGTCAATTCTTTTGCAGTTGCCGGAGCCTTTGTTTTGTTTTTTATGGCACTCGAAATGATTTTAGGTGTACGCTTGTTCCGCGAAGAAGAAACACCAAAAGTAGCATCCATTGTTCCGCTTGCTTTTCCATTAATTGCCGGTGCAGGAACCATGACCACCATTTTATCTTTACGTTCAGAATTTGAAGCGGTAAATATTATTGTAGCGATTGTACTCAATAGTTTGTTTGTATATGTGGTGTTGCGGATGACCGATCGCATTGAGCGTTTATTGGGACCCGGAGGATTAATTGTACTTCGCAAGGTGTTCGGAATTATTTGTCTCGCACTGGCGGTTAAATTATTCAGTTCAAATATTCAAGGATTACTTCACGCATGA
- the purN gene encoding phosphoribosylglycinamide formyltransferase — protein MKKIAIFASGTGSNAERLIQHFSQSDVARVELLVSNVPDCGAVQKAKQHQVNVLIYDNAAFRDQGEMIAAELKSQQIDLIVLAGFLRMIPQALIRDFGKRMLNVHPALLPKFGGKGMYGMRVHEAVIAAGEKESGISIHRVTEHYDEGDILFQAKCSINDQDTAESLAIKIHDLEHLHFPLVVEKFVAQC, from the coding sequence ATGAAAAAGATTGCCATTTTTGCTTCAGGTACTGGTTCCAATGCGGAACGTCTCATCCAGCATTTTTCACAGAGTGATGTGGCGAGAGTGGAATTGCTCGTGAGTAATGTACCTGATTGTGGTGCCGTTCAAAAAGCAAAGCAACATCAGGTCAATGTATTGATTTATGATAATGCTGCATTCCGCGATCAGGGAGAAATGATTGCTGCGGAGTTAAAAAGTCAACAAATCGATCTCATAGTGCTTGCCGGGTTTTTGAGAATGATACCTCAGGCACTTATCCGCGATTTTGGAAAACGCATGCTGAATGTTCATCCTGCTTTATTACCAAAATTCGGTGGCAAAGGCATGTATGGAATGCGTGTACACGAAGCAGTTATTGCTGCCGGAGAAAAAGAAAGTGGAATAAGTATTCACCGGGTGACAGAACATTACGATGAAGGAGATATTCTTTTTCAGGCGAAGTGTTCCATTAATGACCAGGATACGGCAGAAAGTCTGGCGATAAAAATTCATGATTTGGAACATCTGCATTTTCCTTTAGTGGTAGAAAAATTTGTAGCGCAATGTTAA
- a CDS encoding nitroreductase family protein gives MTKYPFIPYAQLHFNPEEQAERVDSYLELMQKRRSVRHFSDKEVPRSIIEKIIQTAGTAPSGANKQPWTFCIIENAELKKQIREMAEEEEKASYSGRMSEEWLRDLEPLGTDWEKPFITTAPYIIVVFKKVYDLVDSEKRNNYYVNESVGLACGFLLSAIHNAGLVSLTHTPSPMNFLSKALNRPENERPFLLIPIGYPAEEAMVPDIKRKNLNEIAVFYS, from the coding sequence ATGACAAAGTATCCGTTTATTCCTTATGCCCAGCTGCATTTTAATCCCGAAGAACAAGCCGAAAGGGTAGATTCTTATTTGGAACTCATGCAAAAAAGAAGAAGTGTACGCCATTTTTCGGATAAGGAAGTCCCACGAAGCATCATTGAAAAAATAATTCAAACTGCCGGTACCGCACCCAGTGGAGCGAATAAGCAACCGTGGACATTTTGCATAATCGAAAACGCAGAATTAAAGAAGCAGATTCGCGAAATGGCAGAGGAAGAAGAAAAGGCCAGTTATTCGGGAAGAATGAGTGAGGAATGGTTGAGGGACCTGGAACCGCTGGGAACGGATTGGGAAAAACCATTTATTACCACAGCACCTTATATCATTGTTGTTTTTAAAAAAGTATATGATTTGGTTGATTCGGAAAAAAGGAACAATTATTACGTGAATGAATCGGTCGGTTTGGCTTGTGGCTTTTTATTGAGCGCCATTCATAATGCGGGACTCGTCTCTCTGACACATACCCCAAGTCCGATGAATTTCTTAAGCAAAGCGTTAAATCGCCCCGAAAACGAACGTCCCTTTCTTCTTATTCCCATAGGTTATCCCGCTGAAGAGGCAATGGTTCCGGACATCAAGCGCAAGAATTTAAATGAGATTGCAGTTTTTTACTCCTGA